TTTGAGCTTTTACATAAATACGTACAGCAGTAAATAGTTTAAGGATAACCTAGACCTATTTGAACGCTTAAATGAGTAAAAGATCTCAGGTAATGTACCATAATGGGTTTTAAGAATATCAGAGCAACAGCCTGATAAGAATTCTACCAGTCTAATTCTGACTTGTACCGTTATGTTTGTACCTGCCAGTGGGAGCTTCATTGCAGGCCATGTCACCATGACCACACGATTCGCACAAGCCTGCACATTGTGGACAGAATTCGAGATGCCCTGTGGTATGGTCTCTTCCAACCTTCTGTCTCACCATAAAGATTAaagacagttttaaaaaaaactctaattATACACTTTCATTCACGCAGacattgtttttccttttttaaaaataaaattatgtaGCGATATTTTCTTTACAGGCTCAAGTTAAGTGGTAATATAGCCATGACCTCCTGTTTCTTCAATGGATAAACCCGTTCTTACACATTGTGCTTTCTATTAATAGTGTGTAATTTGATAATGTACTACCAATTGCTAAATAATGCTTGCTTTTTTCTTTCTATAGCACAGTAGTGATGAGTGACTCATGTCTGTAATGTTAATGGACTTGTATATTACAGCATCTGCCGTGTGTGATATATAGTTTATGTATTGTAAATGCAGTTGGCTTAACAACTGAAGGCTGGGCCCAAGAGCATGGAGGACTTGGATAATTCCTTGAAGATACtactaataaaaaaaaacatagttTTGCTCTTCAAATCTGCTAAACACATATTGACAAATAGAGAAAACATGTCTCGGCCAGCCCAGTACTTCACACGGTTAGTGTGTGCTCTTTGATTTAAATATAAACTTAGATAAAAGCTTAACCTTGCTGTGTTGTTCCTTCTGTTTTCCAGGTGGCAGCAAGTATTGTAATGAGGGAATAAACATCTTCTGAAATCCTATTAGAAGTGAAGAAACCTGTCacagattttgttttgcattatGGGCAGTGTTGGATCTGGTGGACTTTTTTGCGTTTcctttgtaatttttaaatgcGAGTAATATTTGATGACTGTGATATTTTTTTGTAAAGGAGAAAAAGTTGTTGTGTGAAGTTTTTAAACTAATATAATGTACCACCATTTAGTTTTACTGCTGGTGAGCACATCGTGGATCAGTGTGGCAGATGTAAGGGGAAAATTTTTTTGGTGTATGAGCTCtgtgaaatatttccatttgtAACTCCTCCTGCGTGATTAAATAAAAACCTTTGTACATGTTCATGGCATCACTTTTAATTCTCCTCCCCTCTCCATCATTAAAATTTATATTACAACATCTGCAAGTGAACTACAGTTTAAATGTATAGAATGTGTGATCAGTGCAGGAGATAGGACACTGTCTTTAAATGTGATCCATGATCCATCTGCACATCTGCAGTTGTACCCAACAAATCACTCCACAAGTGTGGGTGAAATACTTAGTTTTTGTATGAAATCgtcaaataacaaagaaaattacagcacgggaacaggctccttggcccttcaagcctgcgttgatcgagatcctctgtttaaacctgtcatctattttctaagggtctgtatccctttgctccctgcccatccatgtacctgtccagatacatcttaaaagacactaacatgtctgcgtctaccacctccgctggcaacgcgttccaggacccaccaccctctgcataaagaactttccacgcatatctcccttaaatctTCCTCCTCACTTTGAAAAGGTGTATAGTGATCAAAAGTAGTAATCTTTGTAGTAAAGGCAGACTCGGAATCCAACATGCAGTGATTTTCTTGTCTCCATTGCAACGAGAGTATGTGTGTTCACTGAAATTAAGATAAATTGTGACTGCTAGTTTGGATTACACTATTCCACATCTATACAGTTGGATTGTATTACGTGGTAGCAGATGGGTCAGAAGCCCTTTACATCGGAGTTTCACCGGGGCTGATTTTGTCCCAAATGCCCCAGTAAACATTATTGACATTCATTTGTAGTACAgtgttgtgtgcatgtgtgtggagaTTCACCTGTGTGACACTGGCTACAGATACAATCTTAATTATGTTTGATGGCATTGAGGATATTTTTACAAGCAACTGGCATATTTGGAGTTTGATAAATTCACTCCTGTCTTTAGCTGAATTTTTTCACATCATCTTAACAGAAGTTTTTAATGTAATCACCAGGGTGGACTCAATATGCACTTCTTACAATAGTGAGGTTTGATTCTTGATTTTTTTGGGAGCAGGATGTCTGTAAGGCTTCTCTTGTGGGGGGGGGAAATAAATGACTGTTTTTGCAAGTTTGCACCTGCTTTGTACGTTGCACGAAGTTCATTGCTTTGAAATCAAAGATAaccaggtgtcgagctggatgaccacaacaggccaggcggcaatccgaggagcaggaaggctgatgtttcgggttgagaagaagggtcttggtccgaaacatcagcgaacctgttgctctgatgctgctcggcctgctgtgttcatccagcgtcacaccgttttatttcgggtctggacccttcttcacagaaaTCTCTCTCAGTTTGAAATCAGATGTATGTGCTACACAAAAAGGTCCATCTGCCTGTCGCTGGACATTTTTGGAACATAAGAAAGCTGGTTGGCCTGTCATGACAGTGCTCAGCAAAAATAAATTTCTAGCCTTAACAAGTTTCTGGTCTTGCTCTGATTCGAGAGCCTTTTTTGTAATAATGGGCGTTGAGGGTTTCTGCATTTGCCAATTTTTCATGCAGTAAGTATGTCTCCTGCAGTGCAAACATTTCCCAACTTCCCTTCGTGCATCTACCATGAATATGTGGACCCCGCAGAGTGGGGTAAGGGGCGCAGTAACTGCTCTCATGAATGGGTTAGGTGTAGGCTTGAATGGGCGCTGTTCACCTGCGACTTTCAAGGGGGCGGGGCAAAGGACATCACGTGCTGGCGATATGTTTCACGTTtgcgggagagggggggagagagaggacaCGTGGGGGCCTTGGCTTTTTCTGATTGGTGCAGGGGAAGGCAGCGGGTCACATGCCGTGGGAGGAAGATGGCGGCCGTGGTGGATGACGAGGTGAGGCAGCACCGGGAGAGCGGCAAGGAAATGGAGCGGCCGGCTGCAGTGACAGCGGCGCCGCCGCCACCGTCGGCCTGTGCCCCGGTAGCGCCTTTGGCGATGGGGCCTGGCGACGTGGAACCGGCTGAGGCCGTCGGAGGAGGCAGGAGGACCGGTGAGCGGAAGACAggcttctctccccacccccccccccccaatataTCTCGCTGCCTCCCTCGTCTCATCCTCCCCCCGTCGACACTCCGActaccacccctccccctcctcctctgcGACATTCTGACCCCCACTACCTCACACTCTGTCACCCCTCCTTCTGCACACACTCTGCCCACCCCCACCTGGTGTcgatcttcttgagtgttgttagcgCAAGCGGGGAGTAGagtcccatcacactcctgacttgtgatcagagataatgggacctgcagatgctggagaatccgcgataataaaatgtggagctggatgaacacagcaggcccagcagcatctcaggagctgctgggcctgctgtgttcatccagccccacactttgttatctcacactcctgacttgtgccttgcagatggtgcacAGGCATTGAGGAGtgaggaggtgaattatttgctgtAGTGTTCCTAGCCGTTGACCTGTTCCTACGGCTACTGCTGCAAGCTTCTGAGGTTGACccgaactgttaactctgatttctctccacagatgctgccagatctgttgagcttttctaggcATTTATATCTTTGTTTCTGATGTACAGCATGTGCGGTTGTTTCGGTTTTTATTGTGTTTGCGATACTGCTCTGGGATTTAGCCTGTTACACGTGATGTTGGGAAACAGATAGAAACTTTCTGTATCAAGATTGCTTTCTTTTAATATACAACTTTTGTTAAATAATAAACATGCAttctgtttcttaaaaaaaagtctgcagcCTCATGAATGTTTTTGCTACTAACCACTATGGTAACCAATTACAAAAGTTAAATATGTGATCTATCAGGCTAGGTTTTATTTTGACATCTGCCTTGTcatagtcatacaacatggaaacagattttTCAGTCCaccttgttcatgctgaccatgttcccaaactaagttagtcccacctgcctgctcctgacccatattcctcaatgttacttattcatgtactcatccaaatgtcttttaaacattgtaattgtacctgtaaCAACCagttcctctgaaagttcattccactcacgagccactctgtgtgaaaagagctgattctcatgtcctttttttcaactttctcctctcaccttaaaaatatgccccctacttttgaactctcacacctgagggaaaagacatttgctagtcatcttatctatgtcccctcatgattttacaaatcccagtaagatcacccctcaacctcttgagCTCTAGTGAAAAATGACAGCCTgtttttataacttaaaccttccattcccagtagcatcctggtaaatcttttctgaaccctctccaatttaatagtcTTCCTAGGGCAGGGTGACCAAACGGCATGCAGCACTCTAGAAGGATCCTCATCattgttctgtacaacctcaatatgatgtcccaactcctatacggatggtctgagcaatgaaggcaggtgtgctaaacactttttaaaacaatctgtctacctgtaatgcagatttcaaagaattatgtacctgaacccctaggtgtctctgttctacaagacTACCCAGGGCTGTACTTTTTATTGTGTAAGTCCTACCCCCTTGTTTGTGCTACTGAAATGCAATAACTCTCATTTATCCATcacaactgttttaaaaaataaatatataAACACTTACAAATAAATGTAGCCATTGCTCCACTTTCAATTTATTTAATGTACAGAAACAAATTATATTgcaatgtgctgaaaattttttAATTGGTCCTGGTCAGAAGAGTGACTTTATAGATCTTGAGCCCATCTCTGTGGCTCATTTCCCGACATAATTGAAGAACTACTGGATTAACTATTAATGTTGTCACAATTCTGTTCTGCTGATAGATGATTTTGGAGTCGAGACAGCAGAGGAAGCCACAGAACCTTCAGAGCCAGACATCAATGAACTCTGCAAGGATATGTTTACCAAACTGTCTCTGTACCTACAAGGAGAACTTACAGGTGAGTTTGATATTATTGATTGTGGAGCCAAATAAATTCAGTAACAGGAGCACCAGCACATCTTTGCTGGTACTACCATCATAGCTTCTAGTAGCCTGAGAGAAAGTATTAGGCAGAAGTTCTGGCTTGATTCATTGTGACACCAGACTTCTAACGGTATTTTGAAATAGCCAAGCAAGCCACTCTGTTTAAATGCAATTGAGAATTTGCCAGCAGCACCCACGCATCCTGAAAGAATAACCAAGTAATGAAGCTATGCTAAAGTTGGTAACGTGAACAGTGAGCTCAAATAGACTGTAGGTACAAATGGGAACAAATTTTATACCTTCCTGATTTATGTGGTACACTTTGAAGTTGGCCAGTGCTTATATCCCTTTTTTTATCTGTAACTTTGTAACTCTTCCTGACTTAAATAGACTGACAGCTGACTTATACATTACGATCAGAATTCGCCACTGATTTGTTGATGCTTCATAACCTTAATCTGCCATAGCAACCTGTGAAGATTACAAACTGTTGGAGAGCATGAACAAACTGACTGGTCTTAAGTATCTAGAGATGAAGGAAATTGCTCTTAATATTAACCGCAACCTCAAAGATCTCAATCAGAAATGTGAGTATTTTGGCATTTCACTTTTCAACAGAATAGTTAACTGCTTGTGTAGTTGCTCATTGGTAAATTGGTGCTTGATTATAAAGTTCAGTTGTTAACCCTGTTTGGCCCAAGCTCTGGTTTCTTTGTTCTCAGTCAGCCttgtggtaagtaacattcagaAGAAGTGTGGAACTTCTTTCCTAATAGCATTATGGGTATCCCTGTGCCACaaggcctgcagcagttcaaaaaggcaactcagcGCTTCAAGGGCGGTTAGGAAAGGGCAATAAGTGCTTTCTCTCCCAGTGAAGGCCATGACCCCTGAATGGTTAGGATAAAAAAAAAGTGGAGGCTAATTATTGTGAGCTCTCTAGATTAAGAGCTGCTTGATGCCTTATCTTGTTGTCATATCCAAATAATTTTGAGGTTTATTAACATCTAGGATTGACTATCACTTTAAATGCAGTTGATGCTAGTGGCATCATTTGGACAGATGGGATAATATAGGGTCTTCATGTTCGAAGTAACTCGGACGATGAGGTTCCCAATTGCCAATCTGAACATTGGATTTCTGCCTGTGAATTAATTGGTGCTTTAGgtaatggtggaatttgtataGATCCATTAAAGGTAGAAAGACATGCATGCCTTGTGATATGTCTTGCCAGTAACGGGTACAGTAGTGGCCAAATAAGCAAACTGGATAGAATGAGGTACTGGCAGGGGTACTGCGCATGCATGTTTTGCATACATATCCTGAAAGTTCTCAGTTTATCAGCAAGACAATCTTATAAAATTATTGTAACTTCTTTGGCTTGGAGATTAGTTTTAGGtagaattggataattatttttGATATTAATGGTTTCCAAATATTATAATAACCAAtttcttaattttgttttgcaataaatggtttattttctttaatttgtgGTTGTCTAAAGACCAGTCCAATCCTGAATGCTTTGAAGGTGGTGGTCACCCATGTCATTTGACTGCGTctgcatgccttgctctgtctaaactccctatgatctgtatgtccttgtatgttatgatccaCCTATTTGTAAAACAAAACGTTTCATTGTACTTGGGTACATATGACGACACTAAATCAAATCAATGCAGTCTGTCTGGTGTTTCAGTGCTTTTGGTAATTGGAGTTCTTGGATGTTTAGCAACGACAAAGAAGTAACTGCCGTGACTTGAAGGAGTCTTTCCGGTGTATGTGTTCTGCGCACCTGCTGATGGTAGAGGTTACagttttggaaggtactgtcaaaggagccttgttGAGCTGTTACAATGCAACCACTGTTTTGGCAGTGAAGGATAAAATAACAATTTATTGTTGTGtatttttgtctttttaaaaaaaaacacttctgtaAGTcgagataatagaatgtgaggctggatgaacacagcaggccaagcagcatctcaggagcacaaaagctgacgtttcgggcctagacccttcatcagagagggggatggggtgagggttctggaataaatagggagagagggggaggcggaccgaagatggagagaaaagaagataggtggagaggagagtataggtgaggaggtagggaggggataggtcagtccagggaagacggacaggtcaaggaggtgggatgaggttagtaggtgggagatgggggtgcggcttggggtgggaggaagggatgggtgagaggaagaacaggttagggaggcagagacaggttagactggttttgggatgcagtgggtggaggggtgggatgaggttaaaaAGTTCAGTTAGCAGCACCTGTTCTTGGAGAAAACTGATTAAGGAACAGTGGAATTCCCTGAAGATGCAGCCAGGATGAGACTGTGCCACTGTGGCCTGTACAGCACTGAACTTGCATGCTGATTGAGCGGGACTCACCCAGGGAAGTAGAGAGTATTTTGTACACTTCTGGCTAGTGGCTTGTCGATTGTAGCCAGGCTTTGGAGTGTGAGGATACAtatatttgctgcagtattcccaactTCTGTAACCTACTGCTCTTCAACCTGAAAATGCTATTTCGTCATTGCTGTTTAACTACTGTAGAACCTATTGGTACCGTTCTTTATTGTAATTATTCTTTTATGGGCAGGACTTTTTGAACATGCAATAAGTTAGTAGATACATGTATCTGATGGTGTGGGCTTTTCCATACAGGCCAGAAGGGACTCTGTTTCACCCTCTGTTCTGAGCTGAAATAACTCGCCCAGGTTAGAGAATACACAATGGTAGCAATTGACCTCAATGTCTCAAACTGTTAGCTGGATAATGGGTGACAAGCTGACAGTAAGTGTGTGGTTAAACAGTTAGTCAGCTTTACAGTTTTGTATTTAGAAGTTGTATGTGAGGGTCAGCCATTGAGGACTGCAACAGGTTCAGTTCTAATGGCTGTCACGCTAAGAATTGCACATGGGTCAGGAACCATGGGATTGTGTCTCGGGAGCTAAAAGCTAGTATAAGTCAACAACTtgaaggaaaagagaaaattAGAAATGCAGGGTCTTGGGTTTGGGGGGTTGGGGTTGTTGGaggcttttttttttaccaaaatcATTGATTTTAAGATCATAGCAaatagaacaggagtaggccattcggcccctcaagctgctccaccattcagtagggtCATGGCTACTCCAGTATTCCACATGAAAACTTGCCTGCCTTTTTTCCTGTAACTCTTccttcccctactgatcaagaatctatctatctcagctttgcaTACATAAGCATTCTGCACCTCAGCTCtctggcaaagagttccaaagacactcaatccTCTAAGAGGATTAATTCCTTCTCATGTCAGTCTAGAATTGTGAGACTGTAGCCTCTGGCTATTGACAGTCCTacgaagggaaacatcctctgagCATTAAGAAGGCAatacggtgtgttagctttcatcaatagagggattgagttcaagagccgtgaagttatgctccagctatacaaaatcctggttcggccacatctggagtattgtgtcccgttctggtcacctctttacaggaaagatgtggaagtgttggaaaaggtgcagaggagatttaccaggatgttgcctggaatggagggacggttttaggaggaaaggttgagagagcaagggcttttctctttggaacggcgaaggataagaggtgacttgataggtgtacaaaatgatgagcggtatagatagaatagacagccagagactttttcttagggtggacgtagcttttacaaggggacatagttttaaaatgaaaggaggcAAAtgtcggggagacgtcagaggtaggttcttcactcagagagtggttggactgtggaatgcattgccggagagggcattggagtcggcttcattaggggcatttaagcgactgttagacaggcatatggatgatagcatagggtagaggtggagattagatagaccttaggtttcgggtaaaagttcagcacaacatcgtgggctgaagggcctgtactgttctatgttctacatctgCAGTAAGAAAACATGGAAGGGCCAGTTAAGTTTCTGATGGAAGGTAATACTGTTGAATTTCATGTGGGGTTAATTCGATTCTCTCTCGTTGAAAATGGCTGTTTTCTGGCAAGGAATATTGAGACTGCGTGTTAGCCAAAGTTGAATGTTGTCACATGGCCCAGGCCTTTCTGCACATAAGCACAGATTGTTTCATTACCTGAAGAGTTGGAAATGAGTCAGCTTCTGCAATGGAAACTATcttaatttaaattcagttaattaatctTCATTTGAAAGCTAGTCACTGTAATGATTGTGAAACTATCACCTTAATTTTAATAAATGCCCACCTGGTTCATtgatattctttagggaaggaaatctgccattcttacctgggaTGGCCTAAATATGACTCTGGACctacagcaatatagttgactcttaactgcctaaTAATGTGtatagttcaagggcaattagggatggctagCACATACCAGCCTTACCGACATACACACATGAGGGTAAGAAAAGAGTGTGTAAATGATTTGCTCAAATGAAACACTTTTTTTCTTCATATGGTGGTGTTAAGAGACAAAAGGTATTTTGGCTAATAAACTATTGAATTCTGATCATTCCTCGTAAACCAGTGTGACAATTAGCTTTGATAAGACCAAATCCAAGAGATGTATAATGCAGTGATCATATAACATCACCTTGTTTGATTGTTAGGATTCTTCCCCCAAACTTAGCACAATAATTTCTAACCTTTGAAGTAGGCTGTTTGGAAAACAGTGAGTCTAGGGTTTGGAAGCCTTGTTTTTGTTGACTACCTCCTCCAAATGTCAATGGACCTGAAGCATGAGAAATAGGACCAGGTTGTTCAGTCCCTTGAACCTGTCCTGTCATGGCTGATCTCGACTCGGCCTCAACTTTACTTTCCTGCCACTGCCCTGTAATGCTTTAGTTCATTCCTAACTGAAAATATGTCCATCTTGTCCTTAAATTTACAAAATGTGTTGGCAtccactgtactctgaggtatgaattagctttattgtcacgtgtactcaaatgAGGACAGTGGAAAGTTTATAGGTGCTGCATTACAGCACCATCTTTGGCACAGAGGTACAGAGTCCTAagatcaaattcttaggaaacGAAAAAAAATTAGAGAAGCAAAGAAATAAATAGTTCAGCATTATAGGTAGTGAAACCCACAAATTCTTGACCCTTTGAGggaagtaatttcttctcatctgttTTAACTCCTAAAATTATGACCTCATTTTAGGTTGCTctacatgaggaaacatcctttctgcgtCTGCTTTCAGTCCCCTTCAGCGTCTTGTATGCCTCAATTACatctcttcattttttttcaaacttcagAGTGTAGGTATAAATTGCACAGTCTGTCTTCATAAAACAATTATTCTCAGGAACAGTCTCAAAGCATGTGGTTGACCAATTAACACATCTCCTGTGGTTTCTGTTTTGCAGCAATGGTCTCAAAGGACTGTTCAAGGTCTTGGTGCTGGTGTTACCAGTTTTCAGTAAAGATGTTGAGTACAAATGGATGATTCTAATACAGGGATAGAGGGGTCGCTGGGGAAGGTTGTGTTCGGGATTCACAAGTCTGGCCCGTGTAGTGGATTTTCTTGTTACAGGCATTCTGTGTGACTATGCATAAGCAGCAGGACAAAGAAACATTTGTGTGCCCCTTAAAGTAAGCTATTCATAATGCAATGATTGGACACATTCTCATGCTTGAAGCAATCGTATTTTCAACTTGTGCTGGTACCTTACTTGTCTTAACAAATTTCATTTGTGTTCTACACCTGTTTTACACGGAAAACAAAAGTTTTCTGCAGATTTggatcttaatttttaaaaatgtgttgagGAATCCAGAGTGAGTGATTCAAACCTATACAGTGTTTATCTTTCAGATGCCAGTCTACAGCCATATCTTGATCAGATTAATCAAATAGAGGAACAAGTTGCAGCACTGGAACAAGCAGCCTATAGATTGGATGCATACTCCAAGAAGCTAGGTGGGAATATatgctctttttttaaagaatgtttaCTACTGCAGGTTCCCACTCCTTATTCTAGAGAGAGAATATTAAAATCAAAATGGTATATTTATTGGGATCATTGTTCTGAAAATGTATTTTGAGAGACCCATTCGTCATGCATGTAAAGATTAAAAATACTCTTAATCCTTGGGCCTGGATGGTCGCTAAATCTGAAGCTATATCTTGGACGTCTGTGCTGTTTGGTTTATGATCTGAGTTTACACTGTGGGTTGATAGATGAGTGTGAAAGAAATAGCCTttttagttctttgagaaggtgaccaaacaggtagatgagggtgaactggttgatgtggtgtatatggatttcagcaagacgtttgataaggttccccacagtaggctattgtacaaaatgcggaggaatggaattgtgggagataaagcagtttggatcagaaattggcttgctgaaagaaggcagagggtggtagttgatgggaaatgttcatcctggagaccagttactagtggtgtactgcaagggtcagtgttgggtccactgctgtttgtcatttttgtaaacgatctggacgagggcgtagaaggatgggttagtaaatttgcagacgacactaaggtcggtggagttgtggatagtgacgaaggatgctgtaggttgcagagagacatagataagctacagagctgggctgagaggtggcaaatggagtttaatgcagacaggtgtgaggggatgcactttggtaggagtaaccggaaggcgaagtactgggctaatggtaagatccttggttgtgtagatgagcagagagatctcggtgtccatgtacacagatccttga
This window of the Stegostoma tigrinum isolate sSteTig4 chromosome 37, sSteTig4.hap1, whole genome shotgun sequence genome carries:
- the bloc1s2 gene encoding biogenesis of lysosome-related organelles complex 1 subunit 2 isoform X2, with product MFTKLSLYLQGELTATCEDYKLLESMNKLTGLKYLEMKEIALNINRNLKDLNQKYASLQPYLDQINQIEEQVAALEQAAYRLDAYSKKLEAKFKKLEKR
- the bloc1s2 gene encoding biogenesis of lysosome-related organelles complex 1 subunit 2 isoform X1, coding for MAAVVDDEVRQHRESGKEMERPAAVTAAPPPPSACAPVAPLAMGPGDVEPAEAVGGGRRTDDFGVETAEEATEPSEPDINELCKDMFTKLSLYLQGELTATCEDYKLLESMNKLTGLKYLEMKEIALNINRNLKDLNQKYASLQPYLDQINQIEEQVAALEQAAYRLDAYSKKLEAKFKKLEKR